One genomic window of Gossypium hirsutum isolate 1008001.06 chromosome D11, Gossypium_hirsutum_v2.1, whole genome shotgun sequence includes the following:
- the LOC107927300 gene encoding zinc finger protein GAI-ASSOCIATED FACTOR 1: MSNITGDGGGSFSSETHHQEQQQVGNFHGGSNSLLSTNSNGGSTAPPPAKKKRNLPGTPDPNAEVIALSPKTLLATNRFVCEICNKGFQRDQNLQLHRRGHNLPWKLKQRTSTEIRKRVYVCPEPSCVHHNPARALGDLTGIKKHFCRKHGEKKWKCDKCSKKYAVQSDWKAHSKTCGTKEYKCDCGTIFSRRDSFITHRAFCDALTEENNKASRGLINVGSNLQGQVVAADQLISAIPVNNNPNTSAINISEPFSNDTKSSLQSLNLAAGTMFSNGSSSLFGGTKVTTVPNPSSTSCLQLNGNSSTLFEGNGGHLFSGSASMSATALLQKAAQMGATASTGSLNSPLMGKSYTTTSTMAPPSFVSMQTHDNNNNNNQTQTLGGADSTGFTSQSDFFNANGGVDQSSSVNNMGVMFSGIFEQNNAFFKSVESSTPRTTGLSGFSADTMTVDFLGIGGSRPRNLLEKQHHHHHHHHHPHQPQQDLEQFGAIGQARLQGLSHFQQRAVLEKPMWKV, encoded by the exons ATGTCAAATATCACAGGTGATGGAGGAGGGAGTTTCTCTTCAGAAACTCATCACCAAGAGCAACAACAAGTAGGAAACTTTCATGGCGGCTCAAACTCTTTGCTTTCAACTAACAGTAATGGCGGCTCCACTGCTCCTCCACCAgctaagaagaaaagaaacctTCCAGGAACTCCTG ATCCCAATGCAGAAGTGATTGCTTTATCACCAAAGACCCTTTTGGCCACAAACCGATTCGTGTGTGAAATATGCAACAAAGGGTTCCAAAGAGACCAAAACCTTCAACTCCATCGACGAGGCCATAACCTACCATGGAAGCTAAAGCAAAGAACCAGCACCGAGATCCGTAAAAGGGTTTACGTCTGCCCTGAACCATCATGCGTCCACCATAACCCAGCTCGAGCCCTAGGTGATCTCACCGGGATCAAGAAACATTTTTGTCGTAAACATGGTGAGAAGAAATGGAAATGCGATAAATGCTCCAAGAAATACGCTGTTCAATCTGATTGGAAAGCTCATTCAAAAACCTGTGGCACAAAGGAATATAAATGTGACTGTGGCACCATTTTCTCCAG AAGAGACAGTTTTATAACGCATAGGGCTTTTTGTGATGCCCTAACAGAAGAAAACAACAAAGCAAGCCGAGGACTTATAAACGTGGGATCAAATTTACAAGGCCAAGTTGTTGCTGCAGATCAGCTCATCTCTGCAATTCCCGTCAATAACAACCCCAACACGTCTGCCATCAATATATCTGAGCCGTTCAGCAATGACACTAAAAGCTCATTGCAGTCCTTAAACTTGGCGGCGGGAACCATGTTTTCAAACGGAAGCAGCAGCCTGTTTGGTGGAACAAAAGTCACCACTGTTCCTAATCCTTCCTCGACCTCTTGCTTGCAGCTGAACGGGAATTCATCGACGTTATTCGAAGGAAACGGTGGCCACCTTTTTTCTGGGTCAGCCTCCATGTCTGCCACTGCATTGTTACAGAAAGCAGCTCAAATGGGTGCAACTGCTAGCACGGGTAGTCTCAACTCTCCCTTGATGGGGAAAAGCTATACCACCACAAGTACCATGGCGCCACCATCGTTTGTTTCAATGCAAACccatgataataataacaataataatcaaACACAAACACTAGGAGGGGCTGATAGTACTGGTTTTACCAGCCAGTCAGATTTTTTCAATGCAAATGGAGGGGTTGATCAAAGCTCAAGTGTTAACAACATGGGTGTGATGTTTTCAGGGATTTTCGAGCAAAACAATGCGTTTTTTAAGAGTGTAGAGAGCAGCACCCCAAGAACTACCGGTTTATCAGGTTTCAGTGCTGATACAATGACTGTGGATTTCTTGGGGATTGGGGGATCAAGACCAAGGAATCTACTGGAGAaacagcatcatcatcatcatcatcatcatcatcctcatCAACCGCAGCAAGATTTGGAGCAGTTTGGGGCAATTGGGCAAGCTAGACTGCAAGGCTTGAGCCATTTTCAACAACGTGCAGTGTTGGAGAAACCAATGtggaaagtttaa
- the LOC107927197 gene encoding psbP domain-containing protein 7, chloroplastic — MALQQYFQACKYVSRNKVYMTQSSNNRQGKSPAEEFAPLATTFRRRLLAGVGSASLVAVGANFGGLTSFLLGLVPESGRSLKLDVLYPIEGYSRRIENNEGFEFTYPASWVGDQRLLYRAAERLERSLDPLPTNSPKSGNRPRKNVNEPIVAYGPPGSSGELNVSVIVSPVPLDFSIETFGGPKEVGEAVVKTITGQRSDVKGTLIESTMREDPKMKVKYYKLEFKVESPSFKRHNVAVCCARGGRLFTLNAQAAESAWPELKSAFYRIANSFNLTS, encoded by the exons ATGGCATTGCAGCAGTATTTTCAGGCTTGTAAATACGTCTCCCGAAACAAAGTTTACATGACACAATCATCCAACAATAGGCAAGGAAAGTCCCCGGCGGAGGAATTCGCACCGCTAGCCACCACATTCAGGCGGCGCTTGCTTGCCGGAGTCGGTTCAGCTTCCCTTGTAGCTGTTGGTGCAAATTTTGGTGGCTTAACAAGTTTCCTCCTGGGGTTGGTACCTGAGAGTGGTCGGAGTTTGAAGCTGGACGTGCTTTATCCAATAGAAGGATACAGTCGTCGGATTGAAAACAATGAAGGATTTG AGTTCACATATCCGGCGAGTTGGGTTGGTGATCAAAGGTTGCTATATAGAGCAGCTGAGAGATTAGAGAGATCACTTGATCCACTGCCTACCAATAGTCCAAAATCCGGTAACCGTCCCCGGAAGAATGTGAACGAACCAATCGTTGCATATGGTCCGCCTGGTTCAAGCGGGGAGCTGAATGTTAGTGTCATTGTTTCACCAGTTCCCCTAGACTTCTC AATTGAAACATTTGGAGGGCCAAAAGAGGTGGGTGAAGCGGTGGTTAAAACGATAACTGGGCAACGCTCTGATGTGAAAGGAACATTGATAGAATCAACAATGAGAGAAGATCCTAAGATGAAAGTGAAGTATTATAAGCTGGAATTCAAGGTTGAAAGTCCTTCATTCAAGCGTCATAATGTTGCCGTTTGTTGTGCTCGTGGAGGTAGGCTATTCACCCTAAATGCACAAGCGGCAGAATCGGCATGGCCGGAGTTGAAGTCGGCATTCTATAGAATTGCTAACTCCTTTAATCTCACCTCTTGA
- the LOC107927284 gene encoding acyl-CoA-binding domain-containing protein 4 — protein MATMARTNTGLAYPDRFYAAASYAGFGGSPNSANKDVASKFSNEVALILYALYQQATVGPCNVPKPSPWSPVEQGKWKSWQQLGNMVSAEAMRLFVKILEEEDPGWYSRTSNSVESVRDVQMNHNSNGEPIIENGNSFAETKTISAENGSLMEAQDKDIVLEGLGPVVVYDQWVSPPIKGQRPKARYEHGAAVVQDKMYIYGGNHNGRYLSDLNVLDLRSWTWSKVEASIESKSEESPSPVNIAPCAGHSLIPWENKLLSIAGHTKDPSETIQIKAFDLQTGTWSILKTYGKAPVSRGGQSVTLVGSTLVIFGGQDAKRTLLNDLHILDLETMTWDDFDAVGVPPSPRSDHAAAVHAERYLLIFGGGSHATCFNDLHVLDLQAMEWSRPTQQGEIPSPRAGHTGVTVGENWFIVGGGDNKSGASETVVLNMSTLVWSVVTSVEGRVPLASEGLSLVVGSISGEDILVSFGGYNGRYNNEVNVLKPSHKSTLQSKIMEAPVPDSVSAVQNATNPTRDLESDFEVGQEGKIREIVMDNTDSEHMKSKGEETSELIIATLKAEKEELESSLNKDKLQSLQLKEELTQAETRNTDLYKELQSIRGQLAAEQSRCFKLEVDVAELRQKLQTMETLQKELELLQRQKAASEQASLNAKQRQGSGGVWGWLAGSPPQNADDA, from the exons ATGGCGACGATGGCGAGGACAAACACTGGCCTCGCCTACCCCGACCGCTTTTACGCCGCCGCTTCTTACGCTGGATTCGGCGGATCTCCCAATTCTGCCAACAAAGACGTCGCCTCCAAGTTCTCCAACGAAGTTGCTTTGATCCTCTATGCCTTATACCAGCAG GCTACTGTAGGTCCTTGTAATGTTCCGAAACCGAGTCCATGGAGTCCTGTAGAGCAAGGGAAATGGAAAAG CTGGCAGCAGCTTGGAAACATGGTTTCTGCAGAAGCTATGCGTCTTTTTGTGAAAATATTGGAG GAAGAAGATCCAGGATGGTATTCAAGGACATCTAACTCTGTTGAGTCTGTTAGGGACGTGCAAATGAAT CACAATTCGAATGGTGAGCCTATTATTGAGAATGGGAATTCTTTTGCTGAGACAAAGACCATTTCTGCTGAAAATGGAAGCCTGATGGAAGCTCAGGACAAAGATATCGTATTAGAAGGTCTCGGTCCGGTTGTTGTGTATGATCAATGGGTTTCGCCTCCAATAAAGGGTCAACGCCCTAAAGCCCGATATGAG CATGGAGCCGCAGTTGTTCAAGACAAGATGTATATATATGGTGGAAACCACAATGGTCGTTACCTAAGTGACCTTAAT GTTCTAGATTTGAGAAGTTGGACTTGGTCAAAAGTTGAAGCTAGTATTGAATCTAAGTCAGAGGAATCACCGTCTCCAGTAAATATAGCCCCATGTGCTGGTCATTCATTG ATCCCTTGGGAGAACAAGCTTCTGTCAATTGCTGGCCACACAAAGGATCCTTCTGAAACCATCCAGA TTAAGGCATTTGATCTGCAAACTGGTACTTGGTCAATATTGAAGACTTATGGCAAAGCACCG GTCTCTCGTGGAGGTCAATCTGTGACCCTTGTTGGATCAACCTTAGTTATATTTGGTGGACAGGATGCAAAGCGAACACTTTTGAATGATCTACATATACTTGACCTAGAAACCATGACCTGGGATGATTTTGATGCTGT GGGGGTACCTCCATCACCTCGATCTGATCATGCTGCTGCGGTACATGCAGAGCGGTACCTTCTTATTTTTGGTGGGGGTTCGCATGCAACATGCTTCAATGATTTGCATGTCCTAGATTTGCAAGCT ATGGAATGGTCAAGGCCCACACAACAAGGTGAGATACCATCTCCCAGGGCTGGTCATACAGGTGTGACTGTTGGGGAGAACTGGTTTATTGTCGGCGGTGGAGACAATAAAAGCG GTGCATCAGAAACTGTTGTCCTTAACATGTCAACTCTTGTTTGGTCAGTTGTCACATCAGTTGAAGGACGTGTTCCTCTTGCTAGTGag GGTTTAAGTCTGGTTGTGGGCTCCATTTCTGGTGAAGATATACTTGTATCTTTTGGAGGGTATAATGGGCGTTACAACAATGAG GTTAATGTTCTCAAGCCAAGTCACAAGTCGACTTTGCAATCAAAGATAATGGAAGCCCCTGTTCCTGATAGTGTTTCTGCTGTGCAAAATGCGACAAATCCTACCAGAGATTTGGAATCTGACTTTGAAGTTGGTCAAGAAGGAAAAATACGAGAAATTGTTATGGATAACACTGACTCAGAGCACATG AAATCCAAAGGTGAGGAGACTAGTGAGCTCATTATAGCAACACTAAAGGCAGAGAAGGAAGAACTAGAATCATCACTCAACAAGGATAAATTGCAGTCTCTCCAGCTGAAGGAAGAACTAACCCAAGCTGAGACTCGAAACACGGATCTGTACAAG GAGCTCCAATCCATACGTGGTCAACTTGCTGCCGAGCAGTCGAGATGTTTCAAATTAGAG GTTGATGTTGCCGAGCTGCGACAGAAGCTTCAGACTATGGAAACACTACAAAAGGAACTCGAACTCCTGCAACGACAAAAAGCTGCATCCGAACAAGCTTCCTTGAATGCAAAGCAAAGGCAAGGGTCAGGTGGTGTATGGGGTTGGCTTGCAGGAAGCCCTCCACAAAACGCTGATGATGCCTGA